A section of the Festucalex cinctus isolate MCC-2025b chromosome 9, RoL_Fcin_1.0, whole genome shotgun sequence genome encodes:
- the LOC144025713 gene encoding uncharacterized protein LOC144025713: MLGEGFLSLLRYKEDYKKDASVSMGHKLQASSLTPQTDIQQRGLDQEDPGSRLSHGLRAAPPSAAGLSIPRSSPVHTLESDLTLFSGACSLLDHYPDLHVADSGLISSNPLRTSATQQDLYTESCALTRSESAEQQRQLLHEPLLSLPDQGYLVMGDGGNTSLGLPASQLEPMSNSLLNGLLEKKLDEVYLQHLTDNLARCNSNLGNSLLHGLVPPLQPNNLQRGPDSLETSLEKGPGGEGGKKISHLTTANLAPCSSNFSTPILRISEDVHPQ; this comes from the exons ATGCTGGGGGAAGGTTTTCTGAGTCTGTTGCGTTACAAGGAGGATTACAAAAAGGATGCTTCGGTTTCCATGGGACACAAGTTGCAGGCAAGCTCGCTGACTCCTCAGACAGATATTCAACAAAGAG GTCTAGACCAGGAAGATCCTGGCTCCAGACTATCTCACGGATTGCGAGCAGCACCCCCATCTGCTGCAGGCCTTTCTATCCCCAGGTCTTCACCCGTTCACACCCTGGAATCAGACCTGACCCTCTTCTCGGGCGCTTGCAGCCTCTTGGATCATTATCCTGATCTGCACGTGGCCGACTCGGGCCTCATTTCCTCCAACCCCCTCAGAACCAGCGCCACTCAGCAAGATCTTTACACCGAGTCTTGTGCTCTGACCCGATCAGAGAGTGCAGAACAACAACGACAGTTACTTCACGAGCCTCTCCTGTCACTTCCAGACCAGGGCTATCTGGTCATGGGTGACGGGGGAAACACGAGTTTGGGTCTGCCCGCCTCACAGTTGGAGCCCATGTCTAACTCGTTGCTGAATGGACTTCTGGAGAAAAAGCTGGATGAGGTCTATCTGCAGCACCTGACCGATAACCTGGCTCGATGCAACTCCAACCTGGGCAACAGCCTCCTGCACGGCCTGGTGCCTCCTCTGCAGCCGAACAACCTACAGCGCGGCCCAGATTCACTGGAGACCAGTCTGGAAAAGGGACCTGGAGGGGAGGGTGGCAAGAAGATAAGTCACCTTACCACCGCAAATTTAGCTCCATGTTCGTCCAACTTTAGTACCCCCATCCTTCGTATTTCCGAGGATGTGCATCCACAATGA